The genomic stretch TGCTGAAACATCAGCAGGGCTGCAGAAAAAAAGATGAGCCTGAACATACAATTCGTTTTTGGGAAATAACAAGACAAAATTTGAAATGTATCCTGGTAAATACAACTACATAAACATGTAGTTTTATACGATTTTATCTTTCAATGCTTTGATCACTGCTTCTCTTCCACAATTCACATGAAGTTTATGATAAATGTTGCGGATATGAAACTGGACTGTAGCAAGTGCAACATGGCATGCATCGGCAATCATTTTGTAACTGTATCCTTTTACTAGATAACGAAGTACATCCATTTCCCTCCCGGAAAGCCCATACTTGTTTTGATGACCTGCTTGCTGACGGAAATATTGCAGAACCTTCTGTGCAATAGCAGGTGACATGGGTACACCACCATCATGCAACTCACGAATGGCATCATGCAGGTAAGTAAATGAGGCATTTTTCAAAATATATCCGCTTGCCCCTGCACACAAGCTATCAAACAGCTTATCCTCATCCTCAAATACGGTGTAAATAATCACTTGCGTTTCCGGATAAGCTTCCTTAATCATCCGTACACCTTCAATCCCGGATACACCCGGCATGCCAATATCCATAATGACCAGGTCAGGACGAAGCATGGCAACTATTTCATCTGCTCTTTCACAGGATCCAAAATCAGCCACTACCACATAATCACCTGCCTGTTCAAGATACAACCTAAGCGATTCTCTCAGGTTTACATTGTCTTCAAATAAAATAATGCGTGTAATCATTATCCTGAAAGCCTGGTAAAACAATAATCGATATAAAGCTAAATATGAAACCAGATATTAAAACCTACATATTTATGCTGGTTTAAAATAAAGAATAACCTGAGTGCCTGTTCCCGGACTGGTATTGATCTCAAGCAGCCAGTTATGCCGTATCGCTCTTGCTTTCATATTATATAAACCATTGCTCCAGGGATGATCCTCCGGGTTAAATCCTTTTCCATCGTCGGCTATCAACAGGGAAAATATGTTGTGTTTTTTCTCAAAAACAATCTGTACACGGGTAGCCTCAGCATGCTTCACAATATTATGAGTAGCTTCCTTGAAAATAAGCACCAGATCACGCTTTTCATACATATTCATTTTGAAACCGTCAGTATTATTTATGCTTGCATGCACTTCAATATTACTGAATTCAAGCACCTGTGAAGCATAGCGGATCAGGAACGGAAGTACCTGTATAAATGAATCGTTCCGTGGATTTATTGTCCATACAATTTCCCTCATAGTATCTGAAACAAGGCGACTATCATCTGCTATTCTTTTGAGCAGATCATTCAACTGACCGGTTACACCGGATTGTCCTGCAAGATTCTGATGCAGCTTTTCCTGCGCCAGCAATGCAGTCAGACCAATGGTTGTCAGATGAGAACCAATTTCATCATGCAAATCATGCGAAATCTGTGTTCGCATGTATTCGAATTTCACCAGTTGATGAATGCGATAACGATACCATCCATATATCATACCTAACCCACAACATACAAGAAGCAGATAAAACCAGAAAGAACGAGTAAATGGAGTGGCAACCATAAAATCCAGATGTACAACATCTGGGCTCCATTCACCTCCGCTTCGCGCAGCTTTGATATATAAATGATAACTGCCAGGGGCCAAATTAGCCAATCTGATTTGCCGCTGGTGACCAATATTTATCCATGAGCCTGTTCTGTTTCCTTCATCCAAACGGTAAGCATAAATATTGCTTTTCCCATTGGTAAGATTAATGCCGGTAAAGAATACGGAAATATCATTGTCCTGATAAGGAATGCGGATTTGCCGGGCATTAAAATCATCAACGATTTTATTCCCGAGAAATATGTCTGTAATTCTTACAGATAGAGGAGATGAGGAAACCCTCATCCGATCGGGATTAAATCTGATAATACCACCCAATGTACACAGATAAACCAAATGAGTTGTTGAATCTACATAAAAATTACCTGTAAAATAAGAAACAGGTAGACCATTTAATTCAGTGTAATAAGAGAAGGTATGACGATTCAGATGATAGCAACTGATTCCTTTCGTTGTTGCAAACCATATATTCTGTTCATATTCCATGATGCCTCTTGCTGTTCCAATGTTTAATCCCTGACCAGTTCCATATACTCTTGTTTCCTGGCTTTTGGGATTATATTGAATGATTCCAACCGGGTCCACAGCATACCAGATATTATGTTGATGATCCATGCAGATTGCTCCTGTTGCTGCAGTTATCTTCCCTTTCAGCACTTCTGGTGTAACTACTTGGAACTGACGGGTTTTACGGATCCACTGCACCAATGAGCCTACATCATCATTTACCAGCCATATATCACTATTTTCATCTTCCGCAATTCCCGTAGGATAACGAAACGGATAACCACCTGCATGATTGGGAATCAGCTGAAATTTTTGCCGATGCACATCATAAATACACAATCCGTGTCCCAGACCCATCCCCATCCACACCAGGCCTTTGCTATCCGTAAACTGTGTGGTAACGGGTACAGTGTCCAGCAAACCCGGATGAGGCTGCAAAATCCTGCCCGAATGATTATTTCTTATATCATACCACATTAATCCCATTTGTGTACCCAACCAGAATGTATCACCCCTCTCATGGCGGATATTCCAGATCATATTCAGTAACTGATTCAATAACCTGGAATGTGGGTAATAAAATAGAAAATGCGTGAGTTCCTGCGTGGATAAATCAAGGTCATACAATCCATTTCCATAATCAGCAATCAGCAGTTTATTTTTATATCTGTACATAAAGATCACCTCGTGCCGCCGATTACCCGTTTCCAGACCGAAAGATTTGAAATTCTGTTTATCGGGTGAAGCCTTGAGTAGACCTTCCATTTCTGTAGTTAACCACCAGTTTCCTTCCCCGTCTGAAAAAATCTTTCGGAATGTATATTGGGGAAAATATACCTTCGGATAAAAGACCAACGAAAGACTGCCACCCGTATCCTGTAATCTGACAAACGATAGCCCTTGTGTCTGATACGAAAGTACCATCCATCCGTTTCCAATATCTGAAATCTGTTCCAGCAACGGTATTAAACGATTGCTATTCCATATCCGTGAGTCAAGAAACCTGCAAACGGCCTTTCGTTTCGTTGATTCATCCCATACATACAAACTATCGTGTGTGGATGAAGCAAACAATAAATAATGCCCACACACACGAAAACATTGATTATCGTAATGAAGCTGGTTTAAAAAATCCATTTCAGCCATGTATGACCGGCTTATCGGTATCATCTGATGCCGGTCCGTACGGCATAAAAACCATGTACGGTGAGCCTGTGCTGTAAAGGGATCAGCTGCAGAAGGTAAATTCAGCAAAACCAGCACTCCCTGCATGGCAGATAAAGGAATGATCTTCCACACGTATTTCAATCTTCGACCATATAAATCATAAGGCTGTATATGTCTGTAAAAAACATGGATAAGCTGCAATTGCTTGTTCAGACAAAGCAGGGATGCACGGGTACCTAACCACAAATTTCCTGATGCATCTTTCTCCATACAGAGAATGACATTGTGATAGGCTTCCCATAATTTCTTTTCATCATCCTGCATGCTTGCCTCAGGCTGATTGTATCCAGGAAGATTCAAATCATGCAGGGTAAAATAAATATTATGAAATCTCAGATTGCGGGTATCGAGAATACTTAACCCCTGCGTGGTAGCAATAGCCAGATGAAAAGAATCGAGTAAAATGAGCCGGTGAATGTAGTTATTAGGTAAGGTATTGGATTGATTGGAATTTGCGTAAAACGTCCGGATCTCTGTACCGTCATATCGGTTTAATCCATCATCCGTTGCAATCCATAAGTATCCATCACCATCCTGCACAACATCCGTAACCATGTTGCTGCTTAGCCCGTCAGCCATGGTCAGCTTTCCCAGATCATGCAAAGCCGGCTGGGCAGCCACGGATGCACATATCCGGAAAAGCACAAAGCATGTGCAAAGTAACCTGGGGTACACACACAATGAATGAAATACGATGAAAGTTAGTCATTTTCCAGGATATTAGGAAATACTTTAATTCCTTCTATTTTAATGTTTTATGGAAATCAGATCCTGTAATCATGATTGGGCCTTTACAAATATAATGAAAAAATTTAATAAATGGTTAATGCCCTTCGAAAAACAAATTCTTCAGATTTTTTTCAGTATAAAGAAATAAATTTGCTAAGCCTTAATTTTATTCGGGCCTGTCCCTGAAAAGAGTTACCCAACCAAATGCAACATGAATATGAACAAGCATATCTGCTATATTTTTCTTCTTTCTTTTTCCTCCTTGCATTTTACCTTGCTCTCTCATCCCGAACGAGCTTACCCTTTACATATCTAAATCATGGATTATGAAAATCCACAAAAGCCATCTGCTTATCCGTTGGTTCTCGCCGTTGCTTATCCGTAATTATATGCTTTGGTTGTGGCTGGGCATGGGTGGAATAGCTTTGTTAAGCGAAGCCGTTAGTCATAAAGTCAATAACAATTATTTTGTTTTTACGCATGTATATTTTCATCTCATACATCAGCAACCCCTATATATCCCTTATCCGCATGAATATGCAGATGTGAATCTATATGGACCATTGTTTTCCCTGATTATTGCCCCTTTTGCTATCATGCCCATTCCGGTTGGTGTGGTTTTATGGGTCATGGCAAATATTCTGTTTTTATATGCAGCCGTAAAGCAATTGCCATTATCGCATAAACATCAACAATTTGTGATGCTGTTTTCGGCTATGGAATTACTGATGAATGCACAATGGTTGCAGTTCAATGCATTTATAGCTGCCTGTTTGCTTTTAAGCTTTGTTCATTTCAGACATGATAAGCAGCACCAGGCAGCATTGTGGATTATATTGGGCAGCTTTACTAAATTATACGGAATAACCGGACTGGCTTTTTTGCTGTTCAGCCGAAAACCCATGAAAGCTATTCTATGGCTTATGATATGGGGTACAATTGCATTTGTATTACCCATGTTGCTCAGCTCACCGGAATATATTTTAAGCAGCTATCAGCAGTGGTTTCACGCATTGATTACAAAAAATGCCAAGAACATGGTAGCATCTCTAAATAATTATTATCAGGATATTTCGGTGATGGGATTAATTAAACGCATAGGGAATATTCATGCTGCAATAGATGGATGGGTGATTCTTACGGGTTGCTTATTAATGCTGATTAGCTATTTGCCAGTAATACGGTTTCGTTTTCATTCATCGTTTCAATGGTTATGGTTGAGCAATATTCTGTTATTCACCGTTTTATTCAGCACAGGATCCGAATCACCCACCTATATCATTGCAGTTCTGGGCGTAGCCATCTGGTATGTAACCTACGGCGCAGAAAAGCACAGAAAACTTGCTGAAGGGTTATTGATTTTTACTTTTTTCATTACAAGCATAGCCAGTACGGATCTAGTAACACCATGGGTAAGAATTTATATCACCAGGCATTTTGCATTAAAAGCCCTGCCATGCCTGCTGGTGTGGATTATGATTATCTTCGACCTGATGACAGGATTTGTGAAGTCAATGTGGATAAAACCAACCGTTCCGGAGAAAAACCTTTCCATATTTTCATCATAGAGTAGTATGAAAATTTTGTTTTTGTTTACAATATTCTTTTATGGAAAAGGTTATTACACTGGTTATTCCTGCATATAATGAAGAACACAATCTTCCTGTATTGGTGAAAAAACTATCAGATTTTTTTCATCAATATTCCAGCTATCGATTTGAATGCATTATAGTAGATGATGGTAGCACCGATCATAGTCGGGAAGTGATAAAAAAACTATCAACCGAATACAAATGGCTTTATTATCTTTTCCTTTCCCGCAATTTTGGAAAAGACATTGCCATGAAGGCCGGAATTGATCACGCTCGGGGTGATGCCATCATTACCATGGATGCTGATGGGCAACATCCGCTGGATCTGATTCCCAGATTTATCCAGGAATGGGAATCGGGATATGATGTGGTGTATGCTTATCGCAAGGAAGCTTCGGATCATTATACTTATATGCAACGACTGCGTTCCAGGCTCTTCTATGTGATTGCCAGCAAACTCACGGATTTAGATATGGAAGAAGGCCTGTCAGACTTCAGATTATTCAGCAGGCGTGTGGCACAAATCATCACACAGTTTCAGGATAAGGAACTTTTTCTCAGAGCCATATTCAAATGGATCGGTTTCAAACAAAAAGGGGTTCCCTATCAACCTTTGCAGCGTGAATACGGGGAAACAAAATATACCCTGAGAAGCCTGATCAGGCTGTCATTGCAGGGTATCACCTCATTCAGTGTCAAGCCATTAAACATGGCCATTTATTTGGGGCTTAGCATATCCATTCTTTCTTCACTGTATATCCCTTATGTTATCTGGAGTTTTATGTATAATCATCCTATCTCCGGCTGGGCATCCATGATTGTAACCATTGCATTTTTTGGTGGACTGCAATTGATGATTCTTGGCATCATTGGTATTTATATTGGTAAATTATTTATTCAGACACGTTTCCATCCGCCTTATATTATCGAGTCCACCAATATGCAATCAGCTTCTTATCCGCACTCTTATACTTATTCTGAGCTTCATTCCATTACACCCGAATAATTGTTCAAATGAGTGATCATCAAAAACAAGCTACGGTTTTGCTGAGTTTTGACTTGGAAGAATTTGATTTACCATTGGAATATGGGTATGTCATTTCTTTATCCGACCAGATTGCCATCACTACGGAGGGATTGCAGGTTCTTTCAGAAACTCTAACTAAATACGCAATAAAAGCTACTTTCTATACTACCGCTCGATATTCTATTCATCAGCATGGGTGGGTAAAAAAGCTTATTCAGGATGGCCATGAACTGGCTTCCCATGGCATTCATCACGGTGAATTTAACAGAAATGATTATGCAGTATCACGGGAAATACTTGAAAATCAATTTCAAGTACCTATTTACGGATTCCGGATGCCACGCATGAAGCAAACAGATATTAATGCCCTTGGAGAAGCGGGTTATATGTATCATTCATCTCTCCATCCTACCTGGATTCCCGGACGTTATTGCCATCTTTGGAAGCCAAGAAAAGTTACCGCCCAGCAACATATTCTCCATATTCCTCCTTCGGTTACGCCCCGTTTACGTATCCCTTTGTTCTGGTTATCATTTCACCTGATTCCTTTTGGCAGGTATATAGCGCTTTGCCGACAGACTATACAAGCAGACAACTACCTTCACCTCTATTTTCATCCATGGGAATGGGCAAGTTGGCCGAAAAAACTTATCAAACATTTACCTTTCTACCTGCGAGCACAATCAGGCAGAAACATGAAACAACGTTTTGAACTTTGGATTGAAGAAATTAGCCAAACCACACGGAACTTTACCACAACTTATAGCTGGTTGAAGCAAAACTATTGGAAAAATGAAAAGCTACCTGGCAAAATACAGCCAGACAAAAACTTATACCGTGGAACCTTTTAGTAACTGATGATGTTTTTTTAATCGGAAACCCAGCAATAAATAAGTTACAGCCGAAATCAATGCGTTTATACCTATCACCCAGCCAGACAAAAGTAACGCACTGGCTGGTTCGTTAAAAAACATCCACAAAATAATAAACCCTAAAATAATAGAGAAAATACCACTGAGCATCAGCCAAACTTCTCCTTTAATTTCCCTGCGAAGTCGAAAAGCTGAAATAAATTCCATCAATCCAATCAACATAGACCATATGGCAATGCTTGCCCATAGAAAAGCAGCCAACACTACCGTTGAAATCAATGGATAGAAAAATACAACCAGTCCGGCCAAAACACCCAGCATACCACTAAAAAGCAGCCATCCCCAATGCTTCCCTTTCTGTATCTTGCGTACAGACAGCACTATCGCAAATATTCCATCTGCAAAAGAAAATGCACCAAACACAATAGTCAAAGCAAAGATTGCCGTAACCGGCATAAAAAATGCAAGCAAAGCAAAAATCAAGGCCAACAAGCCTCGGATGATGAAGGCCCACCAATTGAAACTCAATTCACAACCTGTAACAGAAGATATTTGTTCCCTGGCCGATTGTGGTTCATTTGGAGCTTCCATATATGAAATCGTTTTTAAAAAATCGTTTTACGCGGTTTTTTCTATTTTCCCTTCGGATGATTCCGGTTTTTCCAGCAAAATCTTGGTCATAGCATGATAATGATGCTGGAGTTCATGCACCGTGAGTGCATGTTCAATTTCACGGGTGTGCTCACCATGGCAGATGAGCAGGCAATGAGCCCGGTTTTGCTTGTCGGGATAACGAATGATGAAAGGTCCTTTCACATAAGCAATGCCGTGCGGGCCAGCAATTTCCGGGTTTTCCTGTTTTTCAAATCCAAAGGAAAACAATTGTTCTTCTGTAAGGGGGATGGGATCAACTTCTTCCGGCTCATACCAGTAAAGATTATCCTCATAGGTGCGCACACACACCTGTCCGTCGGCCAGCTCTTCTACCTGGCCTTC from Thermoflavifilum aggregans encodes the following:
- a CDS encoding response regulator transcription factor; protein product: MITRIILFEDNVNLRESLRLYLEQAGDYVVVADFGSCERADEIVAMLRPDLVIMDIGMPGVSGIEGVRMIKEAYPETQVIIYTVFEDEDKLFDSLCAGASGYILKNASFTYLHDAIRELHDGGVPMSPAIAQKVLQYFRQQAGHQNKYGLSGREMDVLRYLVKGYSYKMIADACHVALATVQFHIRNIYHKLHVNCGREAVIKALKDKIV
- a CDS encoding ligand-binding sensor domain-containing protein, with protein sequence MAAQPALHDLGKLTMADGLSSNMVTDVVQDGDGYLWIATDDGLNRYDGTEIRTFYANSNQSNTLPNNYIHRLILLDSFHLAIATTQGLSILDTRNLRFHNIYFTLHDLNLPGYNQPEASMQDDEKKLWEAYHNVILCMEKDASGNLWLGTRASLLCLNKQLQLIHVFYRHIQPYDLYGRRLKYVWKIIPLSAMQGVLVLLNLPSAADPFTAQAHRTWFLCRTDRHQMIPISRSYMAEMDFLNQLHYDNQCFRVCGHYLLFASSTHDSLYVWDESTKRKAVCRFLDSRIWNSNRLIPLLEQISDIGNGWMVLSYQTQGLSFVRLQDTGGSLSLVFYPKVYFPQYTFRKIFSDGEGNWWLTTEMEGLLKASPDKQNFKSFGLETGNRRHEVIFMYRYKNKLLIADYGNGLYDLDLSTQELTHFLFYYPHSRLLNQLLNMIWNIRHERGDTFWLGTQMGLMWYDIRNNHSGRILQPHPGLLDTVPVTTQFTDSKGLVWMGMGLGHGLCIYDVHRQKFQLIPNHAGGYPFRYPTGIAEDENSDIWLVNDDVGSLVQWIRKTRQFQVVTPEVLKGKITAATGAICMDHQHNIWYAVDPVGIIQYNPKSQETRVYGTGQGLNIGTARGIMEYEQNIWFATTKGISCYHLNRHTFSYYTELNGLPVSYFTGNFYVDSTTHLVYLCTLGGIIRFNPDRMRVSSSPLSVRITDIFLGNKIVDDFNARQIRIPYQDNDISVFFTGINLTNGKSNIYAYRLDEGNRTGSWINIGHQRQIRLANLAPGSYHLYIKAARSGGEWSPDVVHLDFMVATPFTRSFWFYLLLVCCGLGMIYGWYRYRIHQLVKFEYMRTQISHDLHDEIGSHLTTIGLTALLAQEKLHQNLAGQSGVTGQLNDLLKRIADDSRLVSDTMREIVWTINPRNDSFIQVLPFLIRYASQVLEFSNIEVHASINNTDGFKMNMYEKRDLVLIFKEATHNIVKHAEATRVQIVFEKKHNIFSLLIADDGKGFNPEDHPWSNGLYNMKARAIRHNWLLEINTSPGTGTQVILYFKPA
- a CDS encoding glycosyltransferase family 87 protein, encoding MKIHKSHLLIRWFSPLLIRNYMLWLWLGMGGIALLSEAVSHKVNNNYFVFTHVYFHLIHQQPLYIPYPHEYADVNLYGPLFSLIIAPFAIMPIPVGVVLWVMANILFLYAAVKQLPLSHKHQQFVMLFSAMELLMNAQWLQFNAFIAACLLLSFVHFRHDKQHQAALWIILGSFTKLYGITGLAFLLFSRKPMKAILWLMIWGTIAFVLPMLLSSPEYILSSYQQWFHALITKNAKNMVASLNNYYQDISVMGLIKRIGNIHAAIDGWVILTGCLLMLISYLPVIRFRFHSSFQWLWLSNILLFTVLFSTGSESPTYIIAVLGVAIWYVTYGAEKHRKLAEGLLIFTFFITSIASTDLVTPWVRIYITRHFALKALPCLLVWIMIIFDLMTGFVKSMWIKPTVPEKNLSIFSS
- a CDS encoding glycosyltransferase family 2 protein, translated to MEKVITLVIPAYNEEHNLPVLVKKLSDFFHQYSSYRFECIIVDDGSTDHSREVIKKLSTEYKWLYYLFLSRNFGKDIAMKAGIDHARGDAIITMDADGQHPLDLIPRFIQEWESGYDVVYAYRKEASDHYTYMQRLRSRLFYVIASKLTDLDMEEGLSDFRLFSRRVAQIITQFQDKELFLRAIFKWIGFKQKGVPYQPLQREYGETKYTLRSLIRLSLQGITSFSVKPLNMAIYLGLSISILSSLYIPYVIWSFMYNHPISGWASMIVTIAFFGGLQLMILGIIGIYIGKLFIQTRFHPPYIIESTNMQSASYPHSYTYSELHSITPE
- a CDS encoding polysaccharide deacetylase family protein, with the translated sequence MSDHQKQATVLLSFDLEEFDLPLEYGYVISLSDQIAITTEGLQVLSETLTKYAIKATFYTTARYSIHQHGWVKKLIQDGHELASHGIHHGEFNRNDYAVSREILENQFQVPIYGFRMPRMKQTDINALGEAGYMYHSSLHPTWIPGRYCHLWKPRKVTAQQHILHIPPSVTPRLRIPLFWLSFHLIPFGRYIALCRQTIQADNYLHLYFHPWEWASWPKKLIKHLPFYLRAQSGRNMKQRFELWIEEISQTTRNFTTTYSWLKQNYWKNEKLPGKIQPDKNLYRGTF
- a CDS encoding HdeD family acid-resistance protein, which produces MLALIFALLAFFMPVTAIFALTIVFGAFSFADGIFAIVLSVRKIQKGKHWGWLLFSGMLGVLAGLVVFFYPLISTVVLAAFLWASIAIWSMLIGLMEFISAFRLRREIKGEVWLMLSGIFSIILGFIILWMFFNEPASALLLSGWVIGINALISAVTYLLLGFRLKKHHQLLKGSTV